In Ruania zhangjianzhongii, the following proteins share a genomic window:
- a CDS encoding APC family permease: MNTLARSLTTRDAVAVGLSSMIGAGVFAAFGPAAQAVLPTGTGAALLIALALAALVAYANATSSAQLAAQYPTSGGTYLYGRERLGPWWGYLAGWGFVVGKTASCAAMALTFATYAAPPGWERPVAAAAVIALAAVNYCGVTRTARLARWIVSLVLLALAITVTVALGSGKPDWSQVGHGDGGAGLLGGPAGWYGVLQAAGLLFFAFAGYARIATMGEEVRDPQRAIPRAIVLALGGVVALYAVIAVSLLAVLGLPGIAGASAPVADAVAATPWASAVVRMGAAAASLGALLALVAGIGRTSLAMAREGDLPRGLAAVHPRFGVPHRAEVAVAIVLILLVLTVDLRGAIGFSSFGVLVYYAVANLSAWTQSGVHRRFPRVLQAVGQIGCVILCTTLPATAVLAGIVVFAVGLGLRAVRVRAG; this comes from the coding sequence ATGAACACCCTGGCCCGCAGCCTCACCACCCGCGACGCGGTGGCAGTCGGCCTCAGCTCGATGATCGGGGCTGGGGTGTTCGCGGCCTTCGGTCCGGCGGCGCAGGCCGTCCTGCCCACCGGCACCGGGGCGGCGCTGCTCATCGCGCTGGCCCTGGCGGCGCTCGTCGCCTATGCGAATGCCACCTCTTCGGCCCAGCTCGCCGCCCAGTACCCCACCTCCGGGGGAACGTATCTCTACGGCCGCGAGCGCCTCGGGCCCTGGTGGGGCTACCTTGCCGGCTGGGGCTTCGTCGTCGGGAAGACCGCGAGCTGTGCCGCGATGGCCCTGACCTTCGCTACCTACGCCGCGCCGCCCGGGTGGGAGCGCCCGGTTGCCGCGGCTGCCGTGATCGCGCTGGCAGCGGTCAACTACTGCGGCGTGACCCGCACCGCACGGCTCGCCCGCTGGATTGTGAGCCTGGTGCTGCTCGCACTGGCGATCACGGTCACCGTGGCGCTGGGTAGTGGCAAACCGGACTGGTCGCAGGTGGGGCATGGCGACGGCGGTGCGGGCCTTCTGGGCGGACCGGCCGGGTGGTACGGGGTGCTCCAGGCAGCGGGTCTGCTCTTCTTCGCGTTCGCCGGGTACGCCCGGATCGCCACGATGGGTGAGGAGGTGCGTGATCCGCAGCGCGCGATTCCGCGTGCGATCGTGCTCGCGCTCGGTGGGGTGGTGGCTCTGTACGCGGTGATCGCCGTGTCGTTGCTCGCCGTGCTGGGGCTGCCCGGTATCGCCGGAGCATCCGCTCCAGTGGCCGACGCAGTCGCCGCGACGCCATGGGCCAGTGCCGTGGTCCGGATGGGCGCAGCGGCAGCCTCGCTCGGCGCGCTCCTCGCCCTGGTGGCCGGGATCGGCCGGACCAGTCTGGCGATGGCCCGGGAGGGCGATCTGCCCCGTGGGCTGGCGGCGGTGCACCCGCGCTTCGGAGTTCCCCATCGGGCGGAGGTCGCGGTGGCGATCGTGCTGATCCTGCTGGTGCTGACCGTCGATCTGCGCGGTGCCATCGGCTTCTCCTCCTTCGGCGTGCTCGTGTACTACGCCGTCGCCAACCTGTCTGCATGGACGCAGTCGGGGGTGCACCGGCGCTTCCCGCGGGTTCTCCAGGCCGTAGGTCAGATCGGCTGCGTCATCCTCTGCACGACCCTGCCGGCGACGGCGGTGCTCGCCGGGATCGTCGTGTTCGCCGTGGGATTGGGGTTACGAGCAGTTCGCGTGCGAGCCGGATAG
- a CDS encoding ImmA/IrrE family metallo-endopeptidase, which yields MTWCASLDRGTDYSLTVGQRGIIVLNAIPNWFRSNWSLAHELGHLALGHHVRGDSPTTAQENAADQFAAGMLLPESVVRAMDWTGADESQLASFLWESGVSTLAILQQFTCTSERPRTLAAQRMAERCRQEPVGLSSGELQTGIRRGQVS from the coding sequence TTGACGTGGTGCGCATCCCTGGACCGGGGCACCGACTACTCCCTCACTGTCGGTCAACGCGGAATCATCGTGCTGAACGCGATCCCGAACTGGTTCCGCAGCAACTGGTCCTTGGCGCACGAGCTGGGGCATCTCGCGCTGGGGCACCACGTGCGGGGTGACTCCCCCACGACTGCGCAGGAGAACGCGGCGGACCAGTTCGCCGCCGGCATGCTGCTGCCGGAGTCGGTCGTGCGCGCCATGGACTGGACCGGGGCCGACGAGTCTCAGCTCGCATCGTTCCTCTGGGAGTCGGGTGTGTCCACTCTGGCGATCCTGCAGCAGTTCACCTGCACCAGTGAGCGGCCCAGGACTCTCGCGGCACAACGGATGGCCGAGCGGTGTCGACAGGAACCAGTCGGGCTATCGTCCGGTGAGCTCCAGACCGGGATCCGGCGAGGACAGGTCAGCTAG
- a CDS encoding AbiH family protein, whose amino-acid sequence MPYPMEGSDWLLDQIKKLVPDPPPRPFTSLALLGNGWDLALGCRSSFADFREYFHTVSMEDLAGGNDVLIRIFEQVEEIAGPGWRDFEAGLADLNLPGEVAELDYPDSGDLSELDQLTADGHDYSHDFRTGLSDTFTDWIAQLPGPTLDPRPPARALVENSDGVITFNYTDTLRTVLHVDESKILPIHGEVHGSSPLYFGCAPPMKTKWRTTGSNSLSNSVREVTLDALLDGLTKNPRLELIGSFLRHCRTLRRIDSYGFAFGEADHPYVEHLIDHYCDAATVWTHYCYSPSGDVSGSDDAENFLEVMDALGFPGIPRLAAT is encoded by the coding sequence ATGCCCTATCCGATGGAGGGCTCCGACTGGCTGCTGGACCAGATCAAGAAGTTGGTGCCCGATCCGCCGCCCAGGCCGTTCACTTCGTTGGCGCTCCTCGGCAACGGTTGGGATCTCGCCCTCGGCTGCAGGTCGAGCTTCGCGGACTTCCGGGAGTACTTCCACACAGTATCGATGGAGGATCTCGCGGGAGGCAATGACGTGCTGATCCGGATCTTCGAACAGGTCGAAGAGATCGCAGGCCCTGGGTGGCGGGACTTCGAGGCCGGGTTGGCAGACCTGAACCTTCCCGGCGAGGTTGCCGAACTGGACTACCCGGACTCCGGCGACCTGAGCGAGCTGGATCAACTCACCGCCGACGGCCACGACTACAGCCACGATTTCCGGACCGGTCTGTCGGACACGTTCACCGACTGGATCGCGCAACTGCCTGGCCCCACCCTGGACCCGCGACCACCTGCACGCGCTCTGGTCGAGAACAGCGACGGCGTCATCACGTTCAACTACACCGACACGTTGCGCACGGTCTTGCACGTGGACGAAAGCAAGATCCTGCCTATCCATGGCGAAGTGCACGGTTCTAGCCCGCTGTACTTCGGATGCGCGCCACCGATGAAAACCAAGTGGCGGACCACAGGATCGAACTCCCTCAGCAACTCCGTGCGCGAGGTGACACTGGACGCGTTGCTGGATGGGCTGACCAAGAACCCGAGACTTGAGCTGATCGGCAGCTTCCTGCGGCACTGCCGGACACTGCGCCGGATCGACTCGTACGGGTTTGCCTTCGGCGAGGCCGACCATCCGTATGTGGAGCACCTGATCGATCACTACTGCGACGCGGCCACCGTCTGGACGCACTACTGCTACAGCCCGAGCGGAGACGTGTCCGGCTCGGACGACGCGGAGAACTTCCTCGAGGTGATGGACGCGCTCGGCTTCCCCGGCATCCCCCGGCTGGCGGCCACCTGA
- a CDS encoding small multi-drug export protein — MTGAQWSVLAGAFLGGALPWLEAIVVIPIGILAGAPAPLVVLAAVVGNLLTVALAAVFGERIRDWWVARRHRRRSADGDDDPAAAERRGRRQDRITRVMSRWGMPGLALLGPIGLGTQFSAIAAVALGVTARSAFLWVGAGTVAWSIVAAALTLTGVSVAGIGA; from the coding sequence ATGACCGGTGCGCAGTGGTCGGTGCTCGCCGGCGCCTTCCTCGGCGGTGCGCTCCCCTGGCTGGAGGCGATCGTGGTGATCCCGATCGGGATCCTCGCCGGCGCGCCCGCGCCCCTCGTGGTGCTGGCCGCCGTGGTCGGCAATCTGCTCACCGTCGCACTGGCGGCGGTCTTCGGTGAACGCATCCGCGACTGGTGGGTGGCCCGGCGACACCGCCGTCGATCCGCTGACGGCGACGACGACCCAGCCGCTGCCGAACGGCGCGGCCGGCGGCAGGACCGGATCACCCGCGTGATGTCGCGCTGGGGTATGCCTGGCCTGGCGCTGCTCGGGCCGATCGGTCTCGGCACGCAGTTCTCCGCGATCGCGGCGGTGGCACTCGGGGTGACCGCCCGGTCCGCGTTTCTCTGGGTCGGCGCCGGCACGGTGGCCTGGAGCATCGTCGCAGCAGCGCTGACCCTCACCGGAGTCTCCGTAGCCGGCATCGGGGCCTGA